CCAGCCCCACGATCTTGGTGGTGATGTATGATGTTAGGGACCAGTTCCCAGAGAAGAAGCCCACCACagctgagaggatctgcaggccTACATAGCTCTTGGAGATAGGGATGAGGAGAAGGCCCGCCCCAGTCCCCAGCAGGGTGAAGGCGTACAGGAACAGACTGTTGATCCACCTCACGTCTGCTAGTATGCCCAGGGTCAGCTTGCCCATGCCAGCAGTGACTGCTACAATGGAGACCAGGGGGATGATGCTGACCTCGTCGATGAGGCCCTCACTCATGGCCACGTCCTCCATGAAGAGGACTGGAGGGAAGGCTCCCAGGCTAAACAGGAAGATGGCGATGCAGAGGGCCATGAAGTTTCTGTCGTGCAGGAAGTCAGCTGTGGAGTGCATGTACTTTGAGTAGGCCTGACGCTTCTCCTTGATAATTTTCACAATGGCTGAACCTGCCATGAAGCCCCCTTTTTTGCTagttgtggtgatggtgatgtctTTGGCGTCAATGATGATCAGGAGATCCTTGACCGTCAAGGTTCTCTCGCCGGTGCCTGGTGTAGTCTTGAAGTCGTCAGCAGGCGGGTTCTCAAAGAGCTGCTCCTCTGTGCGCTCCAGAGCAGCCTTTTGTTTGAGGTAGTAGGCAGGCATGTTCAGAGGCCTCATGAAGCCGGCACAGGCCATGAGGTTGAGGGCCAAGGCCCCGATGATCAGCAGGCAGCCATCCAGATCAAAGAGAAGAATCAGTTCATTCTGAGCTGTGGCATAGAGGAACCCTCCCACACTTGTGCCTAAATGAAAGAAAGGAATGATTTAGTGTTGGCATTCCAGAATAATCCATTAGAAATACATTTATATTAATTCAATAAAAGCTTTGCTTAGTGGCACATCTTTGCCTAAAGCTACCCTCCCTGTTCTCCATTGATACTGCTGGATATTCCCTAAGGCAATTTCacttcagatgtgaatgtgtgTTCCTCAAAGGGACAAAAACAGAATTCCCCAGAACAGCATTGTATTACCAGTGTTCTCCTTGTCACCAGTCTAGACTAGAATGTTTACCTTGGCATTCCAAGACTTCCATCTTCTGAAACAAGAAAGAACTGAGCATGGAGACTTGCTGTGAACCCAGTTAGCGCAGAGGGGGGCTGAGGTACCTGTGGTGACTATGCCGAGGGCGAGGCCACGTCTCTTGTCAAAGTACTGACAGGTGATGGTCAATGTGGCAGCATAGACAAGACCGCAGCCAAGACCTGCGGACAACAAAAACAGCAGAGGTAATTTTATTAGCTCTGATAATGTCGTTACATATTATTCACAACACAAATAATTTTTGTCTAGTGTAAAATCACCTCAAGAGACTCTGGTAATTTGATCCACAAAGGATGatgagggtgggggggtggggacaAAGCCTTACGGTCTGAAAATAGACGCCTTTCTTCAAATATGCATGGCCTCGCTCTCAGGTCAATGCCACAGGCAGTGTTGACAGTGGCAGTCTATTGGGCTCTATCTCATCAGCATGGAACAGTTGCCACTGGGTGTTAGATAAGGGGCTGTAATGGGGCCGTCAAACTATTTGGGGTGCACCAGAGGCATCTGGGAATCTGACTCTGCCTTGTTTTATATATCTGAATACATCCTACATATACCCTCATTcaacaccagaggaggctggtgggagcaACAATAGTAGggcaggctcattgtaatggctggaatgggatTAATGGAACAGTagcaaacaaatcaaacatatggaaaccactcAGTTCCATGTAtgccattccagacattacaatgagcccgtcctcccccaCCAGCCCCCTCTGTTCTACACATACCTTCAGTGTATGTGTGCTTGAGCATAGGCATGAACCTATTCACTTACAGCTCCAACTTAATTctttttttgtcaaattaacaaattattgtcttttgttgattttatataacattccaacctcgtttagcatgatctattcaattattCAAAATTCTTCTATTTGTATTCATCTGAGTCACTGTcgatgacatacttttattttgaaggcaaacaaCTTGTGGCTAATTCTTATTGTGGCTTGCTTCACAACCCAACCCGGTCTGGTTGAGCCtcatgaagctagctggctgcttataactttagctttgggcaacagggtttagtagctggctagctatttcttttcatgaactgaagttcaattttaATAGGCAAACAACAAGTGCCTACCTAGCTAATACCTAGCTATATCTAATAGTGGGCCATACAAACCGCAGATCTGCTTCAGCAGTAAAAGATCACCATAAGGTTCTCACTTACCGACGACGATCCCGTAAGAGAAGATGAGGAACTGGACGTTAGGGGCGAAGGCACTGAGCATCAGGCCCCCTGCCACCATGACCCCACTGAAGATGGTCACAGGGCGCGCCCCAAAGTTATCCACACAGGCACTGCAGACCGGACCTGGGGaagaacacaggacagagaggaagTGTGAATTAATTGCGTGTGTGTGGAAGAGTTGAGTGTACGTTGCTGAATAAGCTCAGAGACTTAGGGAGGAGCAAAAATGTGATGACACAAACAAAGACATAAGATGGAATTAATATGGTGCTTTCAGGATCCATGTGGTGTAAGCAAGATGAAGTTCCTAAACAATAATAAACTAACCAAAAGGAAAGTGATCCCAGTAAAGGTGAACTGTACATGTGGCAGGAAAACATGATGTACTGTATCAACACTAGCCTTGTGACATGGTCCCCTTTTCTGCCCTGATATTATTTTGACCTTATAATTGTCACTTTTTTATGGTTCCCTATTTAGGACAGAGTGTTCATCTGTGCTCTTTAGCCTCTGCCATAGGCGTGTGGTTGGCTAGGTTTGTGACTCCACTTGTTCTCCTCACATTTCCCCTGAAGCCTAAATGCAGCACTAGCTAGTTATTAGACACCTGAGCAGAGGTTACGGGTCAGGGAAAAGGACAGCGTTTGATGCTCATTCATCATCACAGCATAACAAATTTAAAAGCACACAGAgttacagaaatatatatatttatggcaAATGGGACCCCTTCTATCCTGATTGATGGACCTTTTAGGGGGGACAGTAAAAAGGTCTGGCTGTGTATTTCAAACAAGGGGAATAGAGGTCTGGTTAGGACAAATTGGATCCTTCAGTGGACAGAAGCGAGGACTTGGGCCAAGCTTTGGAAGATGTTATCATCTGCTGCCAATTTATTAAAGACTGCTATGTTTCCCTAGCATCATGCCAAGTCAAATACAGCCCAATCCGATTAGCTTCCAAAGCTATACACTGCACTGTTTGTATAGGTCCTTGTGTCTTATGCACATTAAAATTGACAACTTCATTCAGCAGAGTCAAACTATTTGTTGTGCGGAGACATATTGAATTCCTAGTCAGACCACTGAAAACCCGAGGGTGTCCTATtgaaccctctctccccctcctttccaTTTCACCACCAATTAAAACAGCCCATGGTTTAAGGCTGCATAGCTCAGCTGTCAAGCCCCACACGTGTACTGGGAGCCATCAGTATAGTCATGACTTTTACCTGACCTCTTTGAAAAAGTGACAACATGAAGGGAGGCTTAGCCTGGCGGTGAACCAAGACCATAATATCCCATCTCTGATCCTGTTTTGCCAAAATAATTCAAACCAACTTGAATCAGtgaatctctccctccctctcccctaagTGCTCCTCCTGCAGGTATGACCGTGCTGACTTGTAGATGATGAAATCAATAAGCACAACTTAGTGTTAAGAGCACCACAAAGTGCATCCATATTGCACGGTTCCCTTCATCTACTTAGGACAAGTCAGACAAGTCAGCACTGCACTTTCACATCTGTTGATATGTCCCAggcaaaatatgtattttcccagtctctGACCTCCAAACAAGATTACTTGGCAAGATAACTGGTCTGTGACTTCACCTATAATGCTACCATCGTTGTATGTGTTTATAGTCAGTTAACTACCAGGAGAGTTGTTTATTGCCTTCAGTTGCTTTTTAATTATACAACAGATGTCAGACATGCATACCATGTAAGACGAATTTCAAGACAATGTAGCTGCAACTGTAAAGTGCATTGATAAGTCAATTCAGGTCTAACTACTGACATGATGTTTAGCACATCAATTCAAAGCCACGCCAAGCAAATCAACATGGAAAGCTTGAAGAGATATTCTGATGCTGAGTTGAATACATGctacaataaaaaatatatatatattttttaaatcaactaACTCATACAACGATGATGGCATTATGGGTAAAGTCACAGAACAGTGAGCTCTGAAGGTATTCCCTGTCTTTGGATGAGAGCATTAGCCTATACCCATAGTgtctaaataaataaacaaaggtGTTTGAAGAATACTTACTGGCTATGAGTCCCACTCCAGAGACCAGGGAGCCAACCCAGGCTGTCATGCCTTTCCCCTCCTGGAAGGCGTGGAGCCACTCCGGGTACAGGACACCCACGGACTGGGGGGAGCCGTAGGCCAGGAACTGGGCCACGAAGCAGGCCACAACAATGACCCATCCCCAACCTCCATCCAGCACATTCTTTGAGCTCTGAAGACTCATGCTGTCAACAGGGAGGGTTCCTGGGGAAAAAAAGGAAAAAGTGTTAAAAGCACGGGTGGAATGGACGAGCAATGAAACATTGCAATTTACCAAATGCATGAGACTACAGACAAAATAAATCACAAGCAAGTTTGGAGACAAATGATAAATGTCCTAAGCTACTTTCTAAAGTCGTAGATAAATGCCAAATAAACACTCACGTCTTGATGTTGATGCTGCTCTTGTCTGGTCTACCAGGCAGGTCATCTGTTTAAAACAGAGTGCAACCTTCTCATCCTGCTCTGACCATGTTGTGTCTACACCTTGAAGGCGGGGAGTTTGGCATCTGGACTACCTACCTTCTACTTGAACCTGCCTTTTGTCTATCTCCCCTCAGTTCTGGCACGAAACACTGAACTTTTAGAGGCCCACGCTTTCCAGTGCTaacaagaataagaaataaaaatcACCATTCATATGAGCACTACTGCAGCATCCTCTCTTCTACCTATTAGTTTTTAAAAGCAAAAGTTGTGCATCTATCAATTTGCGGGTAGGCTAAACACCATTATATTGAGGAACACCGTGCCATCTACACATAGACTATATacacaaatgtatgtggacaccccttcaaattagttgatttggctatttcagccacgccTGTTGcttacaggtgtataaaatcgagtacacagccatgcaatcaccaaacattggaagtagaatggccttactgaagagctcagtgactttcaacgtggcaccatcataggatgccacctttccaacaagtcagttcgtcaaatttctaccctgctacccggtcaactgtaagtgctgttatggtgaagtggaaacgtctagaagtAACAATGACTCattcgcgaagtggtaggccacacaagctcacagaacgggacaacCTAGTGCTGAAGTGAATAGCACgtaaaaaattgtctgtccttggttgcaacactcactaccaagttccaaacagCCTCTGGATGCaactgtaacggatgtgaaaagatcaccatgtgcaatgccaagtgtcggctggagtggtgtaaagctcaccatctggcaatctgaCCGACGAATCTGGCTTTTGGCGGATGCCTGGAGAACACCACaagccccaatgcatagtgccaactgtaaagtttggtggaggaggaaaaatggtctggggctgtttttcatagttcgggctaggccccttagttccagtgaagggaaatcttaaccgaCAGCATACATGCTAGACAGCATACATGCTAGACAATTATGtgcctccaactttgtggcaaagtttggggaaggccctttcctgtttcagcatgacaatgcccgcgTGCACAATGAGGTGCACACATAatgcatacagaaatggtttattgagatcagtgtggaagaacttgactgcacagaccctgacctcaactccctcgaacacctttgggatgaattggaatgccgactgcgagccaggcataatcgcccaacatcagtgcccgacctctaatgctcttgtggctgaatggaagcaagtcctcacagcaattttccaacatttagtggaatgccttcccagaagagtggaggctgttattacaGCAAAGCGGGGACAAAGTCaattttaatgcccatgattttggaatgagacgttcgaTGATCAAGTgtccatatatacacacacacatgtagtgTAGCTACCTATTTTTCTTTATGAAACAATATGGATTTTATCAGCATCTGCAACAAAGGAACTACACTGATATTCGTCACCCATTACACATAGCCAACAAAATATATAACGCTGTATATAGCCACAGGCCTGCTATGCTATAATGTTGTGATATAGTagcctattgttattttattaacAAGAGGAAATACATGCGACTTACCttaacatcaacaacagccacatgCACAACAACAGGCAACTGCAGGATAAGTGCGCGTTCGCCTACAGGGAGTTGCCATGAAGGATGGTCTCCCTATAATAACTATTTGTATAGaatctaaatatatattttttttaattaacagACATCACATGCAGATGCCGAGCTTCCGCAAGGCTATATCTGAGATGTGAGCAGACCCGGGTGCGAGAAGCTCTACGCGCATAGTATCCGTTTTATACGGTATATTTGCCGGAGAACAAACCGGTTTAAAGCTGTTTTTGCTGGTCGGGGTTTATACGCCCGCTACCTACGTTGAGGAACTCTGCTGCCTCTTCATCATGCGCGACTGTGTGAAGCTATAAAGAACAATGCGCACTGCTCCCCACTGCCACAGAGTACACACAACTGAGAAGCCCTATCAATTCATGATACAACTGGCCATAGGTGGGGTGGGAACCATGTAAACTTTTCTTCGACTGCATACAAAGACTTGACTTGCCAATCAATTCCAAAATGTAGAATTAGTAATTGGCCTACCTGATGATCAGATAGCACTTCAAAGTATTTAAAGTCAAATCAGATTGAATGTGCGTTTCAAATAGTCTACTGTAAAATCACCGTCTTTGCTTTTGTAAAACTAAGAGTAATTATTTGTTATCTTAATGAAAAATAGCTGTTTCTTTTCTCTTTACATGTAATTCACATTAAGACCACACGATTTCACCAAATTATTTTCCAAACACTTTCCCTGGCTGCCTCTTCTCTTActatccattaaaaaaaaaagtttaacatATTTTCCAATGAATTTAGATCTataattgttttttaaatatacaagTATGAAAGCCTAAAGATAAATAATGCACTTGATTAGAGAGAAATTTAGATCATTTTCGAGAAAAGTAGTAATATGTTGGATGAGTGTGTTGGGGGCAAAACTGGCCCCTGGGGCCCCTTTATGGTTATAACCCCTttatggttatgaatgtgtttctACCTGTCATTTAAAATGACTAGTCCAGTTAGCGCTAGTTTATGCTAActtgctagttagcaacttcacTAGCAGtaaatgctagccagctagctagttaccATAAGCTGTTAGGAGTGATGGATGAACAataacaaaaaaagtgtaaacTGTAGTCATTTATTTCCCTTTCTAGATTATTCGCCTAAGCATGACATTCATCCacataccattttttttttcCAAACGTTGCTTTTTTGTGACAGCAATTAAACATTGTTCTTAGTAGGGGCTAGTGACCCCCTAGTACTCTAATCTAAACGAAAAGTACTGGGATCCTCTGGAGTTTAGTAAAGAGTTATTTTGCCGGTGATGCTTGGCATGTGAAGTCTGAGCAATAATTGCCGGGAACATTGTTATATTCCATATGGTCCCATCAGAACTGGTTATTTGATGGCAAAAATAGCCTAACAATGATGGAGTTCTATTAACCTGAGCAGTGCACCGGCCTATGGCCCTTGACATGAACGGGCAAAAGAGTTAATGTTGGCAACAAGGCAGCATGGTGTATCATCCAAAATCTATTTCCCATAAAATATATATGTTCAAACTAGTTTTCATTGGGACGGCAGATAAAGAGTCTCCATCCAAAACTGTTTGGGCAGAATCCTACTCATTGGGCTGCTTAATCTAGCCTGGCTCACGCCCGGGAGCCCGGTTCCAAAACAAATGCAATCACTTTTCAACCATGTAAACTCCTCCCACTGGGGTAACCCGGGCCAGATAATCAAATCCCCTCATTAGCAACGTACATGCCCCGCCCACCTCAGGATTCCCCTGGTCACTTAGGGTCGTAGCCAGGGTTGCCATTTTTCTAGTTTCCCTGTAATTTGGCTACTTACAAAATGATGTCGCGGGTGAAAATGTGTTGGTTGGTTTTTGAGCTGCTTAGTTCTAAGTTGCACCGTGACTGCCATGGCATTGTtcttaaaaaatacaaaactatTTCCCTGTGACCTGctgccagtggtgtagtggtgactggagaagtAGGTATACTCCAAATTTGCCCCCAAAATTCAAATGGCCCACCCTGCAAAGGAAGGGCGCCCTGTGTAAAAAATTCCATGAGAAACAGTGACATACACTCTTAATGACCTAAAATGATGAATCCCATACTAGTCTTTCACTGTCAGGCCAACCCAAGCTGCAAGTGGGCTAATAGTAGGCCTCCCTTTGGAGTTTTATCTGACCTTTTGGGATGTTTTAGCCGACGAACTTCTGACTGTTTTTACTGACTTCGAACACCTCGACAGACTACCCGACAGTTTTAGAGTGGGAATCGTGACTCTTTTATACAAGAAAAACGACAGGACGGACCTGAAAAACTGGAGACCGATTACCCTTTTAAACTTTGATTGTAAACTTTTTACCAAGGTTTTAACACTCAGAATGTCTTCTGTTTTGGGGGAGGTGATCCACCCGGACCAAACCTGTGCCGTGCCCGGAAGGAAGATCACGGACAGCCTGATACTGATCAGAGATGCCATCTGTTATGCGAGAGACAGAAACATGCGGCTTGTAGTCCTAAATTTAGATTTTGAAAAAGCCTTTGATCGGGTCTCGCACCAGTACCTCTTTAAGGTACTGCAAAAAATGGGTTTCCCGGACAGGTTCTTAGCTTGGGTGGGACTGCTGTACGGGGACATCACCAGCAAAATCCTTGGGCATCTGTCAAAAGCAGTGGGAGTACACTGCGGCGTCCGTCAGGGCTGTCCGTTATCTCCTCTTCTGTTCGTGGCCTGTATTGAACCACTGGCACAGGTCTTGAGAAGGGGCCAAGGGATCAGTGGGGTGGGTATCCCGGGGAGTGGGGGGATGACCGCCAAGTGCGTCTTTTACATGGACGACGTCAACATTTTATGTACCAACCTTTTATCCGTCGACAGGACTCTGGACAGGACTGACTGGTACGGACGAGCCTCTGGGGCAAGACAGAGGCCCAATTCTTCGGACCGTGGGCAGACCCAGACTTGACCAGACTACCTCTGACAGTTAAACTGACGGACATAAGGGTACTGGGGGTAAAGTTTGAccgggggggaggagggagcggtAACTGGAGTGGAATCCTGGGAACAGTAAGACAGAGACTGGGTTTTTGGGGACTACGACAGCTGACTTTTGAGGGCAAGGTTTTAATCATTAAAGCtgtgattttacctgtgcttttaTTAATCAGTTCTGTTTTTATCCCCCCTCGAAGGAGTATTTTAGACCTGGAGGGAGGCAAGtgggagaggctgaggagggaggTGGTCAAAGGAGGCCCAGGTCCAAGGGGGGGAAAGGCTTGCCTGACCTCTACTTGTTCCCGGGCAGCCGCTACACAGCGTTACATCTGACTCTTGCCACCTCCCCGGTCAACAACAAGACTCAGGCCCTCGCACGGTTCTGGCTGGGATCTTACCTCAGAACTCTGGGGCTGATCCCAGTCGACCTGCAAGCCCCAGTCTCTTTCCTGCTACCCCCGCACTACGTCCAGCTCCAGAAGTTTTTAAGACATTTTAAACTGGAAAAAGAAACAGTCACGGTCTTAACAAAAcaccgctctcttctctctcttgtgcAGGATCGGGAACCAGTGTGTCCAGTGCGCGGGCTCGCTATAGGTGAGCCCACAATGGTTTGGCGCAACGTGGCCCATCCTGCTCTCCTGAATCGGCATCGGGACCTGTCCTGGATGGTCGCCCACGAGATCCTCCCGGTCAGGGCCGTCATGCACTCACGGGGCATGGCGAGGACATCCGCGTGCCCCCGACCAGGCTGCGGCCAAGAAGAGTCGGTGAGGCACATGCTCTGGGAGTGCAGAGCCGCCAGGGACCTGTGGAAGGAAGCAGGCCCCCTGATCACCTCGTGTCTGCCAGCAGGGGAGGACCTAACACCTCAGCTCGTGCTGTATGGGGTGGGCCGAAGGCCCATTCCATCGAAGGCCTTCACCAAGCTCTGGCCCACCCTCACGTGCCTGAAGGAAGCACTGTGGTCCTCCCGTAACCTGCTGGCAGCAAAAAACGTAGAGACCACCCCCCAGGCAGTGGCCATGGTAGCCACGGAAGCCCTGGGGTGGTACGGAAGGAAGGGGGCCTCGACCCCAGGCGAAGGGTCCCCCACAACACCCTAGGTCCCGGCGGCCACGGCCTGACAGCGCTGCGGCGCCTAGGGCGATGCGCCTAGGGGAGGGATCTCCTCTGGGCCCCGAAGGACGGGACGATGATCTATTCAGAAGAGCAGGATGAGGTGAGCTTGATAAAGACTCACCCCGCTCCTGTACAAGGGACAGAAGACAGCCTTTTAACAAAGTGGCTTTTTAACATGTTTTTCATGTCTTAAAATTTTTTACCTTTGTTAGATCATTAGTACACATTTTAAATTGCTTTTACAGATTTTATGTTTTTACAAGGAAAGTACTTTTATTTATGGTTGTGTTCATTGGTTTTAACAACATGTACTTTTTAGCAAATTTAAATGTAACTTTCAAATGCTGTGTTTTATGCTTTGTTGCCGTTTTTATGTGTATaaatgatgtaaaaaatgtatgagctGTTTTTAAAGGAATTGTGTAAATAAAACTTTTCCAAAAGAAAGaatagtaggcctactattgAAACAGATAAATGAGACTGTCAACTGAGTTTGAAATTCACAGGTTTCAGATTTTCCTCTCAAATTCACACTTTTTTAACAGAAAAACAACTAAATTATATGTTCCATGTCCATGACAATGCtcaaaccacatcaggagaccacttttgaggtctgggtaAAATCAAAGAGATTTTTaagtgtagttaccctttaattcaagaGTGCAGGTACGTAGCACTGTTATTTGGTTAGATGTGTGTCTGTTGCACATGAGATGGAGTAGGCAAAGGAGATGGACACTGGATTAAAGCAAATAATCATGGTATCATTCTGACAGGTAGGCATATGCTTTGTAGCTATTTAACATTTAGTAAGAAGGTttggggaaagcctttccatctacctatCATTAGCATTAATATATTTTTCCTATTCCTTAATTGTTTGACACCTGGAGATTTTATTCAATATTATTTCACATTTGGCTATAGGCTTCTTTATaaacgtggaggcaattatttttatAAAGATTTACTCATATGcgttctcctgttctattggttttctttcattgtctagcagccaaaggcattatcctagtcatattagcaacccatgataatcaaatcaaattttatttgtcacgtgtgctgaACACAACCTGTGAAGACCTTaccgggaaatgcttacttacaagcccttaaccagcaatgcagttttaagaaaatagtgttatgaaaatatttactaaataaacgtaagtaaaaaataaataatgaagtaGCACAATAAAAGAACAAAAATGACattatatacatggggtacaggttagtcgaggtaatttgtacatgtaggtaggggtaaagtgactatgcaaagataataaacaagtggtaaccagtttataatagcaataagtccCCTCTAGGGTTTgtgctatatggccaatatatcatggctaatggctgtatccaggcacactGCGTTGCGTcgtacataagaacagcccttagagactatcacagtgcaggtgcatttatacggagacttgattacacacaggtggattgtatttatcattattagtcatttaggtcaacattggatcattcagagatcctcactgaacttctggagagagtttgctgcactgaaagtaaaggggctgaataattttgcacgcccaatttttcagtttttgatttgttaaaaaagtttgaaatatccaataaatgtcgttccacttcatgattgtgtcccacttggtgttgattcttcacaaaaaaatacagttttatatctttatgtttgaagcctgaaatgtggcaaaaggtcgcaaagttcaagggggccgaatactttcgcaaggcactgtatactataACACCAAAACCAACCAAATCAAGTCCTTACATATGGGCCATATTTAAGGACTTGATTTGTGTCATTTTGATATTACAGTATGTTCTAGACATGAGGTACCAATGTTAGTTTGGTCTGAAAACCAGTCCAAACCAGCTATGGAGCTCTCCATTATGCTGCTGATCTGACCCTCCAAAGGTCAAGGGGGAGTGGTGATTGACACTTCAGCAAATGTAGGCCTCTTATAACTTTAGTTGGAAAACATACTTACACACTTTTCCCAGCAGCTCTGGGAAGATGACCAAGACTGACACCTTTAGAGAGGCTAAATGTTATCCCTTTCTCGCAGCAGCATCTGTCCACATTTACACTAATGGAGACCTCAAGAGCAGCAACCAGCTGTTCAGTTCCATGAAACCCATCATGGTGAGCGGGtctgttgttgaaaaaacataAATTCCCCGCAGGGTGAATAAACGCCAGTGTATGCTCTGCCACCAGGTACCGAGAGCCCGGATTAAAGGGCATGAAGCTCTCACAGTATGGCTCCTTTCAGAGTCCAATCTGGATTCCTGCTTGGATTAGTTTGAGTTACTTAGCTCTGCATGATTAAAAAATTACACGCAGACGTGTCTATCAtataacatgtaaaaaaaaatgtttttaaaacaatttaaagtT
This window of the Oncorhynchus clarkii lewisi isolate Uvic-CL-2024 chromosome 1, UVic_Ocla_1.0, whole genome shotgun sequence genome carries:
- the LOC139412368 gene encoding monocarboxylate transporter 9-like isoform X2, producing the protein MSLQSSKNVLDGGWGWVIVVACFVAQFLAYGSPQSVGVLYPEWLHAFQEGKGMTAWVGSLVSGVGLIASPVCSACVDNFGARPVTIFSGVMVAGGLMLSAFAPNVQFLIFSYGIVVGLGCGLVYAATLTITCQYFDKRRGLALGIVTTGTSVGGFLYATAQNELILLFDLDGCLLIIGALALNLMACAGFMRPLNMPAYYLKQKAALERTEEQLFENPPADDFKTTPGTGERTLTVKDLLIIIDAKDITITTTSKKGGFMAGSAIVKIIKEKRQAYSKYMHSTADFLHDRNFMALCIAIFLFSLGAFPPVLFMEDVAMSEGLIDEVSIIPLVSIVAVTAGMGKLTLGILADVRWINSLFLYAFTLLGTGAGLLLIPISKSYVGLQILSAVVGFFSGNWSLTSYITTKIVGLDKLTQAHGILMFFGGFGIVLGPPVVGCFFDWTQSYDLAFYFSGGSVLLGGVTLFLCALPRWDKKKADIDRFDIQYTSNCDKVASVA
- the LOC139412368 gene encoding monocarboxylate transporter 9-like isoform X1; this encodes MTCLVDQTRAASTSRRTLPVDSMSLQSSKNVLDGGWGWVIVVACFVAQFLAYGSPQSVGVLYPEWLHAFQEGKGMTAWVGSLVSGVGLIASPVCSACVDNFGARPVTIFSGVMVAGGLMLSAFAPNVQFLIFSYGIVVGLGCGLVYAATLTITCQYFDKRRGLALGIVTTGTSVGGFLYATAQNELILLFDLDGCLLIIGALALNLMACAGFMRPLNMPAYYLKQKAALERTEEQLFENPPADDFKTTPGTGERTLTVKDLLIIIDAKDITITTTSKKGGFMAGSAIVKIIKEKRQAYSKYMHSTADFLHDRNFMALCIAIFLFSLGAFPPVLFMEDVAMSEGLIDEVSIIPLVSIVAVTAGMGKLTLGILADVRWINSLFLYAFTLLGTGAGLLLIPISKSYVGLQILSAVVGFFSGNWSLTSYITTKIVGLDKLTQAHGILMFFGGFGIVLGPPVVGCFFDWTQSYDLAFYFSGGSVLLGGVTLFLCALPRWDKKKADIDRFDIQYTSNCDKVASVA
- the LOC139412368 gene encoding monocarboxylate transporter 9-like isoform X3, with the translated sequence MHLVNCNVSLLVHSTRAFNTFSFFSPGTLPVDSMSLQSSKNVLDGGWGWVIVVACFVAQFLAYGSPQSVGVLYPEWLHAFQEGKGMTAWVGSLVSGVGLIASPVCSACVDNFGARPVTIFSGVMVAGGLMLSAFAPNVQFLIFSYGIVVGLGCGLVYAATLTITCQYFDKRRGLALGIVTTGTSVGGFLYATAQNELILLFDLDGCLLIIGALALNLMACAGFMRPLNMPAYYLKQKAALERTEEQLFENPPADDFKTTPGTGERTLTVKDLLIIIDAKDITITTTSKKGGFMAGSAIVKIIKEKRQAYSKYMHSTADFLHDRNFMALCIAIFLFSLGAFPPVLFMEDVAMSEGLIDEVSIIPLVSIVAVTAGMGKLTLGILADVRWINSLFLYAFTLLGTGAGLLLIPISKSYVGLQILSAVVGFFSGNWSLTSYITTKIVGLDKLTQAHGILMFFGGFGIVLGPPVVGCFFDWTQSYDLAFYFSGGSVLLGGVTLFLCALPRWDKKKADIDRFDIQYTSNCDKVASVA